The following proteins come from a genomic window of Micromonospora zamorensis:
- a CDS encoding glycosyltransferase family 2 protein, whose protein sequence is MSQPDVTVVVAVYNTMPYLTACLDSLVGQTIGLDRLEVVAVDDGSTDRSGAELDRYAKRYPDTVRVLRQANSGGPAAPSNRALDHARGRYVFFVGSDDHLGPEALERLVDAADRWGSDVVLGRMVGTNKRYVHQAVYAETREQVDLVDSALPWSLSNTKLFRRDLIERHGLRFRTDMPMGSDQPFTLEACVRANKVSVLADYEYYYAVKRHNAQNITYASRFEERLRCAEELVGFVAGLLEPGPRRDAVLLRHFSWEVAKLLQTELLDLGADVQERVHDRIRKLVEGYLTDDILARLAPDLRLRLVVARDATLGRLRELIRQQAERTPPEISIEDGRWYAHYVGFRDPSLGYPDEWYDVTDGSAKVLAMLTATRLAWGRDAAGARSLVVTAQSRWAELADLPAEALRVSAGEVVGVTSVTTGAPGTVVRTVFAVDRLLAAVPLNGGRETVRAEVSTPVGVGSAPLRADRRVGAPRLLTRHGVRLHLVTPTTNHKGQVIVAITPVTTGRFLARLRRIWPSGGK, encoded by the coding sequence GTGAGCCAACCCGACGTGACGGTGGTGGTTGCCGTCTACAACACCATGCCGTACCTGACCGCCTGCCTGGATTCGCTGGTCGGGCAGACCATCGGGCTGGACCGGCTCGAAGTCGTCGCGGTCGACGACGGCTCCACCGACCGCAGCGGCGCGGAGCTGGACCGCTACGCGAAGCGGTACCCGGATACGGTCCGGGTGCTGCGCCAGGCAAACTCCGGCGGCCCGGCGGCGCCAAGCAACCGCGCCCTGGACCACGCCCGCGGCCGGTACGTCTTCTTCGTCGGCTCCGACGATCATCTCGGCCCGGAGGCCCTGGAACGCCTGGTGGACGCCGCCGACCGGTGGGGCTCTGACGTGGTGCTCGGGCGAATGGTCGGCACCAACAAGCGCTATGTGCACCAGGCCGTCTACGCGGAAACCCGGGAGCAGGTCGATCTCGTCGACAGTGCACTGCCCTGGTCGCTGTCGAACACCAAGCTGTTCCGGCGGGACCTGATCGAACGGCACGGGCTGCGCTTCCGTACCGACATGCCGATGGGCAGCGACCAGCCGTTCACACTGGAGGCCTGCGTCCGCGCGAACAAGGTCTCCGTCCTCGCCGACTACGAGTACTACTACGCGGTCAAGCGGCACAACGCGCAGAACATCACCTACGCCAGCCGCTTCGAGGAGCGGCTGCGCTGCGCCGAGGAGTTGGTCGGCTTCGTCGCCGGCCTGCTCGAGCCCGGGCCGCGGCGGGACGCGGTCCTGCTGCGTCACTTCAGCTGGGAGGTGGCGAAGCTCCTCCAGACGGAGCTGCTCGACCTCGGCGCCGACGTCCAGGAGCGCGTCCACGACCGGATCCGCAAGTTGGTCGAGGGGTACCTCACCGACGACATCCTGGCCCGGTTGGCCCCCGACCTGCGGCTGCGGCTGGTCGTCGCCCGCGACGCCACGCTGGGTCGGTTGCGTGAGCTGATCCGGCAGCAGGCCGAGCGGACGCCACCCGAGATCAGCATCGAGGATGGCCGCTGGTACGCCCACTATGTCGGCTTCCGTGACCCGTCGCTCGGCTACCCGGACGAGTGGTACGACGTGACCGACGGCTCCGCGAAGGTGCTGGCCATGCTCACCGCGACCCGACTGGCCTGGGGGCGGGACGCCGCAGGCGCCCGATCCCTGGTGGTCACCGCGCAGAGTCGCTGGGCGGAGCTGGCCGACCTGCCCGCCGAGGCACTCCGGGTCAGTGCCGGGGAGGTGGTCGGCGTGACATCCGTCACCACCGGTGCGCCCGGTACCGTCGTACGGACGGTCTTCGCGGTGGACCGGCTGCTCGCGGCCGTGCCGCTCAACGGCGGACGGGAGACGGTACGGGCCGAGGTGAGCACCCCGGTCGGGGTCGGTTCCGCGCCGCTGCGGGCCGACCGCCGGGTCGGCGCGCCCCGCCTGCTCACCCGCCACGGCGTCCGGTTGCACCTCGTCACGCCGACCACGAACCACAAGGGCCAGGTGATCGTCGCGATCACGCCGGTGACCACCGGTCGGTTCCTTGCCCGTCTGCGCCGAATTTGGCCCTCTGGAGGAAAGTAG
- a CDS encoding nucleotide sugar dehydrogenase, which produces MNICVVALGKIGLPLAVQFASKGHRVIGADVSERVVQLVNDGAVPFPGEADLDVKLKEVVAAGLLSATTDTAAAVADSEAVVVVVPLFVDAEGVPDFGWMDDATRAIARGLKPGTLVSYETTLPVGTTRSRWASMLQEGSGLTAGTDFHLVFSPERVLTGRVFADLRRYPKLVGGIDEASAAHGVRFYEAVLDFDERPDLDRPNGVWDLGSAEASELAKLAETTYRDVNIGLANQFARFADTVGVDVTKVIEACNTQPYSHIHSPGIAVGGHCIPIYPRMYLWNDPAATVVRSAREANAAMPEYAVDLLAAAYGDLTDVGVLVLGAAYRGGVKETAFSGVFPTVEALRQRGAKPYVSDPMYTNEELVAHGLPAYDGEPLGAAVIQADHAEYRSLAPADLPGVTVLVDGRRVTDPARWAGVRRVVIGG; this is translated from the coding sequence ATGAACATCTGCGTCGTCGCGCTCGGAAAGATCGGCCTTCCGCTCGCCGTGCAGTTCGCCTCGAAGGGGCACCGGGTGATCGGTGCCGACGTTTCCGAGCGGGTCGTCCAGCTCGTCAACGATGGTGCCGTGCCGTTCCCCGGCGAGGCCGACCTGGACGTGAAGCTGAAGGAGGTGGTGGCCGCCGGGCTGCTGTCGGCCACCACCGACACCGCCGCCGCGGTCGCCGACTCCGAGGCCGTCGTCGTGGTGGTGCCGCTCTTCGTGGACGCCGAGGGCGTACCGGACTTCGGTTGGATGGACGACGCCACCCGGGCCATCGCCCGCGGCCTCAAGCCGGGCACCCTGGTGAGTTACGAGACCACCCTGCCGGTCGGCACCACCCGCAGCCGTTGGGCGTCGATGCTCCAGGAAGGCTCCGGCCTCACCGCCGGAACGGACTTCCACCTGGTCTTCAGCCCGGAGCGGGTGCTCACCGGGCGGGTCTTCGCCGACCTGCGCCGCTACCCGAAGCTGGTCGGTGGCATCGACGAGGCGTCCGCCGCGCACGGCGTGCGCTTCTACGAGGCGGTCCTCGACTTCGACGAGCGGCCCGACCTGGACCGGCCCAACGGCGTGTGGGACCTTGGTTCGGCCGAGGCGTCCGAGCTGGCCAAGCTGGCCGAGACGACCTACCGGGACGTCAACATCGGCCTGGCGAACCAGTTCGCCCGCTTCGCCGACACCGTGGGCGTCGACGTCACCAAGGTCATCGAGGCGTGCAACACCCAGCCGTACAGCCACATCCACTCGCCGGGCATCGCCGTCGGTGGGCACTGCATCCCGATCTACCCGCGGATGTACCTCTGGAACGACCCGGCCGCCACCGTCGTCCGCTCGGCCCGCGAGGCCAACGCGGCCATGCCGGAGTACGCGGTCGACCTGCTCGCCGCCGCGTACGGGGACCTGACCGACGTGGGCGTGCTGGTGCTGGGGGCGGCCTATCGGGGTGGGGTCAAGGAGACCGCCTTCTCCGGCGTCTTCCCGACCGTCGAGGCGCTGCGCCAGCGGGGCGCCAAGCCGTACGTCTCGGACCCGATGTACACCAACGAGGAGTTGGTGGCGCACGGCCTGCCGGCGTACGACGGTGAGCCGCTCGGTGCCGCGGTCATCCAGGCCGACCACGCGGAGTACCGCAGCCTCGCCCCGGCCGACCTGCCGGGCGTGACCGTTCTGGTGGACGGTCGGCGGGTCACCGATCCGGCCCGCTGGGCCGGCGTCCGCCGGGTGGTCATCGGCGGCTGA
- a CDS encoding CDP-glycerol glycerophosphotransferase family protein, whose translation MFSRIRSQQGVAVAGVTLLGYGIMVLAGVLGWVIPFVVAALIATAGEFALANRFAATAVLLEKAGIEPFWRWLVRDLSVVLLIVSTVRPGVAATIGIMLLPAALWAVAVGTTALNRVVEGRAATPAFTRNIDFSAVRRVPIPPAWVERVVGLRMPVLNFLLPPAAVAAALVDRITPVLVTGLVTLAIGLVAAAVLAFTLLRGRGRTPGVLPAVHDWLARERPEVALYFAGPGKDVYQANMWLAPVEAAGRRAVVLLRAEDAFEALADTRLPVICVPAGVDFMNLDFSPVRVALYAANVGANIHMIREPGVRHVFVGHGDSDKQASVNPFSKVYDEVWVAGRAGRERYAQAGVGVLDQDIVEVGRPQLSGVPTFGSGPTDRRFTVLYAPTWEGWLDDDPHHTSLVAMGERIVSGVLAANVRLIYKPHPLTGTRWNKARAANDRIINLIRAAGGEVDVNSLDGDAHLVVTGRVPALFDCFNVTDLLISDVSSVVSDFVQSQRPYVVANPASLPEDEFRSSYPTSRAAYLLSADCGELGKIVDLAQAGDDPMTAARRELKEYLLGPDEPNPMDRFRAEIERLCA comes from the coding sequence TTGTTCAGCAGAATACGGAGCCAACAGGGTGTCGCCGTCGCCGGCGTGACCCTGCTGGGCTACGGGATCATGGTTCTGGCCGGCGTCCTGGGCTGGGTGATTCCGTTCGTGGTCGCCGCGTTAATCGCGACAGCGGGTGAGTTCGCCCTCGCCAACCGATTCGCCGCCACAGCCGTGCTGCTGGAGAAGGCCGGTATCGAGCCGTTCTGGCGGTGGCTCGTCCGCGACCTCTCGGTGGTCCTGCTGATCGTCAGCACCGTCCGCCCCGGGGTGGCCGCCACGATCGGGATCATGCTGCTGCCGGCCGCGCTCTGGGCCGTGGCCGTCGGCACCACCGCGTTGAACCGGGTCGTCGAGGGCCGGGCCGCGACGCCGGCGTTCACCCGCAACATCGATTTCAGCGCGGTACGCCGGGTGCCGATCCCGCCGGCCTGGGTCGAACGCGTCGTGGGCCTGCGGATGCCGGTGCTCAACTTCCTGCTGCCGCCGGCGGCCGTGGCAGCCGCGCTGGTCGACCGGATCACGCCCGTGCTGGTGACCGGTCTGGTCACCCTGGCCATCGGGCTCGTCGCCGCGGCCGTGCTGGCTTTCACCCTGCTGCGTGGGCGCGGCCGTACCCCCGGGGTGCTGCCCGCCGTGCACGACTGGCTGGCCCGGGAGCGTCCGGAGGTGGCGCTCTACTTCGCCGGCCCCGGCAAGGACGTCTACCAGGCCAACATGTGGCTCGCCCCGGTGGAGGCGGCGGGCCGCCGCGCGGTCGTGCTGCTGCGCGCCGAGGACGCCTTCGAGGCGCTGGCCGACACCCGGCTGCCGGTGATCTGCGTGCCCGCCGGGGTCGACTTCATGAACCTCGACTTCAGCCCCGTCCGGGTGGCGCTCTACGCGGCGAACGTGGGCGCCAACATCCACATGATCCGCGAGCCGGGCGTCCGGCACGTCTTCGTCGGGCACGGCGACAGCGACAAGCAGGCCAGCGTCAATCCCTTCAGCAAGGTGTACGACGAGGTGTGGGTGGCCGGTCGCGCCGGGCGGGAGCGGTACGCGCAGGCCGGGGTGGGCGTGCTCGACCAGGACATCGTCGAGGTGGGCCGGCCGCAGTTGTCCGGGGTGCCGACCTTCGGCTCCGGCCCGACCGACCGTCGGTTCACCGTGCTGTACGCCCCCACCTGGGAGGGGTGGCTGGACGACGACCCGCACCACACGTCGCTGGTGGCGATGGGGGAGCGGATCGTGTCGGGCGTGCTCGCCGCGAACGTGCGCCTGATCTACAAGCCGCACCCGCTGACCGGCACCCGCTGGAACAAGGCCCGGGCGGCCAACGACCGGATCATCAACCTGATCCGGGCCGCTGGCGGCGAGGTGGACGTGAACTCGCTGGACGGCGACGCCCACCTGGTCGTCACCGGCCGGGTGCCGGCCCTGTTCGACTGCTTCAACGTCACCGACCTGCTGATCAGCGACGTGTCCAGTGTGGTCTCCGACTTCGTGCAGAGCCAACGGCCGTACGTGGTGGCCAACCCGGCGAGCCTGCCGGAGGACGAATTCCGTAGCTCGTACCCCACGTCCCGGGCGGCGTACCTGCTCTCCGCCGACTGTGGGGAGCTGGGGAAGATCGTCGACCTCGCCCAAGCTGGCGACGACCCGATGACCGCAGCTCGGCGTGAACTGAAGGAGTACCTGCTCGGCCCGGACGAGCCGAACCCGATGGATCGTTTCCGCGCGGAGATCGAGCGTCTCTGCGCCTGA
- a CDS encoding acyltransferase → MTDSTSPTPSVFVHPTADVEDGAQVGDGTKVWHLAHIRSSAQVGAGCVIGRNVYVDATVTVGDRVKIQNNVSVYQGVTLEDEVFVGPCAVFTNDFRPRAQNPDWTITPTLVRRGASIGANATLVCGIEVGEYAMIAAGSVVTRDVAPYQLVAGNPARPKGWVDEKGEVVSRDVANPPRRD, encoded by the coding sequence ATGACTGACAGCACCTCACCGACCCCCTCGGTCTTCGTCCACCCCACCGCCGACGTCGAGGACGGCGCCCAGGTCGGCGACGGCACCAAGGTCTGGCACCTGGCCCACATCCGATCGTCGGCCCAGGTGGGCGCGGGCTGCGTGATCGGGCGCAACGTGTATGTCGACGCCACCGTGACGGTCGGCGACCGCGTGAAGATCCAGAACAACGTCTCCGTCTACCAGGGTGTGACGCTGGAGGACGAGGTCTTCGTCGGCCCGTGTGCGGTCTTCACCAACGACTTCCGGCCGAGGGCGCAGAATCCGGACTGGACGATCACGCCGACCCTGGTCCGGCGGGGCGCCTCGATCGGCGCGAACGCCACACTGGTCTGCGGCATCGAGGTCGGCGAGTACGCGATGATCGCCGCTGGCTCGGTCGTCACTCGAGACGTGGCGCCGTACCAGCTGGTGGCTGGCAACCCGGCCCGGCCGAAGGGCTGGGTCGACGAGAAGGGCGAGGTCGTCTCCCGGGACGTGGCGAACCCGCCGCGTCGGGATTGA
- a CDS encoding DUF952 domain-containing protein: MIYKLLSNTEWDDALAAGAFSGSAVDRQDGFIHLSGADQVVETARRHFAGATGLTLLSVAEERLGDTLRWEPSRGGQLFPHVYGPLPVAAVVAAQALPADTPAAEAVAALLG; this comes from the coding sequence GTGATCTACAAACTGCTGTCGAACACGGAATGGGACGACGCCCTCGCCGCCGGCGCCTTCTCCGGCTCCGCCGTGGACCGGCAGGACGGGTTCATCCACCTCTCCGGCGCGGACCAGGTGGTGGAGACAGCGCGGCGGCACTTCGCCGGTGCGACCGGGTTGACCCTGCTCAGCGTGGCCGAAGAGCGGTTGGGCGACACGCTGCGCTGGGAGCCGTCGCGCGGCGGGCAGCTCTTCCCACACGTGTACGGTCCGCTGCCGGTCGCGGCGGTGGTGGCGGCGCAGGCGTTGCCGGCGGACACCCCGGCCGCCGAGGCGGTGGCGGCGCTGCTCGGCTGA
- a CDS encoding response regulator transcription factor, with translation MRILLVEDDRRVAAALSSALTRRGYEVEHAGTVAAALSAAPCDLVLLDLTLPDGDGTDLCRELRRRSSQLGIIAVTARGEERDRVLGLRLGADDYVVKPFSMVELQARIEAVLRRAANAAPQRHLIEAGSVRIDVPARTVTVDGRDVTLTRKEFDVLLSLARQPGVAVPRDRILLDAWGTTWADRHTVEVHVGSLRGKLGDARLVETVRGVGYRLRVA, from the coding sequence GTGCGGATCCTGCTGGTGGAGGACGACCGCCGGGTCGCCGCTGCGCTCTCCTCCGCCCTGACGCGCCGCGGATACGAGGTCGAGCACGCGGGCACCGTCGCCGCCGCCCTCTCCGCCGCCCCGTGCGACCTGGTGCTGCTCGACCTGACCCTGCCCGACGGGGACGGCACCGACCTGTGCCGGGAGCTGCGCCGGCGCAGCAGCCAGCTCGGCATCATCGCGGTGACCGCGCGGGGCGAGGAACGCGATCGGGTGCTGGGTCTGCGCCTCGGCGCGGACGACTACGTCGTCAAGCCGTTCTCGATGGTGGAGTTGCAGGCACGGATCGAGGCGGTGCTGCGCCGGGCCGCGAACGCCGCGCCGCAGCGGCACCTCATCGAGGCCGGGTCGGTGCGTATCGACGTGCCCGCCCGGACGGTGACCGTGGACGGCCGCGACGTCACGTTGACCCGCAAGGAGTTCGACGTGCTGCTCTCGCTGGCCCGCCAGCCCGGGGTGGCGGTGCCGCGCGATCGCATCCTGCTCGACGCCTGGGGCACCACCTGGGCTGACCGGCACACGGTCGAGGTGCACGTGGGGTCGTTGCGCGGCAAGCTCGGTGACGCCCGTCTGGTGGAGACCGTGCGCGGTGTCGGCTACCGACTGCGCGTCGCGTGA
- a CDS encoding sensor histidine kinase: MRRRLVISYLLLMVLVLIALETPLAATMASRETERVRADRLADATRFASLAGPALRDGGPGPIESELTSYDNLYAIGAAIVDRDRSTPVSSPRYRPGPVTATVLDIALSGQQTSAPESVWPWTTDPVAVAVPINDGGEVLGAVVIVTPSGPIRRAVTSWWLLLALAGLLVVLACVLTAFGLAGWVLRPVTELDAVTHEIAEGDRGARVQHRLGPPELRRLAASFNHMADVVSDVMDRQRAFVAHASHQLRNPLTALRLRVEELGPSLTDPDGRSEHQLALEETDRLALVLDALLTLARAEREENERVTVDAAAVAASRVTAWAPLARHRSVALRLATTDAPAYARTVPTAVDQALDALIDNAVKFSGAGGAVTVTVARRDDGVALEVRDSGPGMTESQLGQATERFWRAPDVQNVDGAGLGLTIAAVLVDASDGRLTMRLGESRGLVAALWFPAPESDPSVEPADEEVPADLRPAPAR, encoded by the coding sequence GTGCGCCGCCGTCTGGTGATCAGCTATCTGCTGCTGATGGTGCTGGTCCTCATCGCGTTGGAGACACCGCTGGCCGCGACGATGGCCAGCCGCGAGACGGAGCGGGTCCGCGCCGACCGGCTCGCCGACGCCACCCGGTTCGCCTCGCTGGCCGGGCCGGCGTTACGCGACGGCGGGCCGGGCCCGATCGAGTCGGAGCTGACCAGTTACGACAACCTGTACGCGATCGGCGCCGCGATCGTCGACCGGGACCGCAGCACCCCGGTCTCGTCGCCGAGGTACCGGCCCGGCCCGGTGACCGCGACGGTCCTGGACATCGCGCTGTCCGGGCAGCAGACCAGCGCGCCCGAGTCGGTCTGGCCCTGGACGACCGACCCGGTGGCGGTGGCGGTGCCGATCAACGACGGCGGTGAGGTGCTCGGCGCGGTGGTGATCGTGACCCCGTCCGGCCCGATCCGCCGAGCTGTCACCTCGTGGTGGCTGCTGCTCGCCCTGGCTGGTCTGCTCGTCGTGCTGGCCTGCGTGCTCACCGCATTCGGGTTGGCCGGTTGGGTGCTGCGCCCGGTCACCGAGCTGGACGCGGTCACCCACGAGATCGCCGAGGGCGACCGGGGCGCCCGGGTGCAGCACCGCCTGGGCCCGCCGGAGCTACGCCGTCTCGCGGCCAGCTTCAACCACATGGCCGACGTGGTCTCCGACGTGATGGACCGGCAGCGTGCCTTCGTCGCACACGCCAGCCACCAGCTGCGCAACCCGCTCACCGCGCTGAGGCTGCGCGTGGAGGAGTTGGGCCCCAGCCTCACCGACCCGGACGGCCGGTCCGAGCACCAGTTGGCACTGGAGGAGACCGACCGGCTGGCGTTGGTGCTCGACGCGCTGCTCACCCTCGCCCGGGCCGAACGGGAGGAGAACGAGCGGGTCACCGTGGACGCCGCCGCGGTGGCCGCGTCCCGCGTTACCGCGTGGGCGCCGCTGGCCCGGCACCGTTCGGTCGCGTTGCGGTTGGCCACCACCGACGCCCCGGCGTACGCCCGGACCGTGCCGACCGCCGTCGACCAGGCGCTGGACGCGCTGATCGACAACGCGGTGAAGTTCAGCGGGGCCGGTGGGGCGGTGACGGTGACGGTGGCCCGCCGCGACGACGGGGTGGCCCTGGAGGTGCGCGACTCCGGCCCGGGCATGACCGAGAGTCAGCTCGGCCAGGCGACCGAGCGGTTCTGGCGGGCCCCGGACGTGCAGAACGTGGACGGCGCGGGGCTGGGCCTGACCATCGCCGCGGTGTTGGTGGACGCGTCCGACGGGCGGCTCACCATGCGCCTGGGGGAGTCGCGCGGGTTGGTCGCCGCCCTGTGGTTCCCGGCGCCGGAATCCGACCCGTCGGTGGAGCCTGCGGACGAGGAGGTGCCCGCCGACCTGCGGCCCGCCCCGGCGCGGTGA
- a CDS encoding TAXI family TRAP transporter solute-binding subunit gives MHRVSRTSSRRPGRRRAGPAALLTVLLTATLAAAGCRDAPAAPTTIRIATGSPTAVYYAFGQSLAAILNRELPNVRASVVITAASAENVQLVGSGAAELGFTQADVLPTSTAESPAVEAIARVYDDQLHLVTTGGGPVRTVADLQGRRVSVGASGSGTEITATRLLEVARLGGDEVRRERLGLDESVAALRSGLIDAFFFSGGLPVRGIEELAWRSATRIVDLSEWTEPLRSRYGQVYVSRDIPRSVYGVDAVTTVANPNYLIVRANLPERLVREVTRLLMERRAELAAAHPAAGRMSPRSAIVTAPLPLHPGAAAWYRAAKP, from the coding sequence GTGCACCGCGTGAGTCGTACCTCGTCCCGCCGGCCCGGCCGCCGCCGCGCGGGGCCCGCTGCCCTGTTGACGGTGCTGCTGACCGCGACCCTGGCCGCCGCCGGCTGCCGGGACGCGCCAGCCGCGCCGACGACGATCCGGATCGCCACCGGCAGCCCCACCGCCGTCTACTACGCGTTCGGGCAGTCCCTGGCGGCCATCCTCAACCGGGAACTGCCCAACGTGCGGGCCAGCGTGGTGATCACCGCCGCCTCGGCGGAGAACGTCCAACTGGTCGGGTCCGGCGCGGCCGAGCTGGGTTTCACCCAGGCCGACGTGCTGCCCACCAGCACGGCGGAAAGCCCCGCGGTCGAGGCCATCGCCCGGGTGTACGACGACCAACTGCACCTGGTCACCACCGGCGGCGGCCCGGTCCGCACGGTCGCCGACCTGCAGGGCCGCCGAGTCTCCGTCGGCGCGTCCGGCTCGGGCACCGAGATCACCGCGACCCGGCTGCTGGAGGTCGCCCGCCTGGGCGGTGACGAGGTGCGCAGGGAACGGCTCGGGCTGGACGAATCGGTGGCGGCACTGCGGTCCGGGCTGATCGACGCGTTCTTCTTCTCCGGCGGGTTGCCGGTGCGGGGCATCGAGGAGCTGGCCTGGCGCAGCGCCACCCGGATCGTCGACCTCAGCGAATGGACCGAGCCGCTGCGCTCCCGCTACGGGCAGGTCTACGTCTCCCGGGACATCCCCCGCTCGGTGTACGGGGTGGACGCGGTGACCACGGTGGCCAACCCGAACTACCTGATCGTGCGGGCCAACCTGCCGGAGCGGTTGGTTCGGGAGGTGACCAGGCTGTTGATGGAGCGCCGGGCCGAACTGGCCGCCGCGCACCCGGCGGCGGGCCGGATGAGCCCCCGCTCGGCGATCGTCACCGCGCCGCTGCCGCTGCACCCCGGGGCCGCCGCCTGGTACCGCGCGGCCAAACCCTGA
- the yaaA gene encoding peroxide stress protein YaaA, which translates to MLILLPPSEGKADAGTGRRWAPDRVSLPELNAARERVLDALVALCAGPDEEAARAALGLSDGQRGELRRNARLREAATAPAERLYTGVLYEALDLASLPVAAQRAARRSIMISSGLWGAVRLADRIPPYRCPIGARLPGVGALSAYWRRELTPVLDAAAGKGPVLDLRSGAYAATWTPRGALAERTVTVRVLHEREVDGVPVRSVVSHFNKATKGRLVRDLLVAGARPRTADELVGTLGELKHTVVEQPTEPGRVRQVDLVVTDL; encoded by the coding sequence ATGCTCATCCTGCTGCCGCCCTCGGAGGGGAAGGCCGACGCCGGCACCGGGCGGCGCTGGGCCCCGGACCGGGTCTCGCTGCCCGAGCTGAACGCTGCCCGTGAGCGGGTGCTGGACGCCCTGGTGGCGCTCTGCGCCGGGCCGGACGAGGAGGCCGCGCGGGCGGCGCTCGGGCTCAGCGACGGCCAGCGGGGCGAGCTGCGGCGCAACGCCCGGCTGCGGGAGGCTGCCACCGCGCCCGCCGAGCGGCTCTACACCGGGGTGCTCTACGAGGCGTTGGACCTGGCCTCGCTGCCGGTTGCGGCGCAGCGGGCGGCCCGCCGGTCGATCATGATCAGTTCCGGGCTGTGGGGCGCGGTCCGGCTGGCCGACCGGATCCCCCCGTACCGCTGCCCCATCGGCGCTCGCCTGCCGGGCGTCGGGGCGTTGTCCGCGTACTGGCGTCGGGAGCTGACGCCGGTGCTGGACGCCGCCGCCGGTAAGGGCCCGGTGCTGGACCTGCGCTCCGGCGCGTACGCGGCCACCTGGACGCCGCGCGGGGCGCTGGCCGAGCGGACCGTCACCGTCCGGGTGCTGCACGAGCGGGAGGTGGACGGCGTACCGGTCCGGTCGGTGGTGAGCCACTTCAACAAGGCGACCAAGGGGCGGCTGGTCCGCGACCTGCTCGTCGCCGGCGCCCGACCGCGCACCGCCGACGAGCTGGTCGGCACGCTGGGCGAGCTGAAGCACACCGTCGTGGAGCAGCCCACCGAGCCCGGCCGAGTACGGCAGGTCGACCTGGTGGTCACCGACCTGTAG
- a CDS encoding App1 family protein, which yields MPPTPAGQLAVPNLHRAARIEDAVHELVQRRLRRTGWRVNIVAYTGYGAPGWVRVMCRVLLGRPDTRQRGRLDKVRGWRSFTTLPNKHVTVTIEAGGVRHETQADRSGFVDTLVEADLPPGWGTVRLSVPDAEPVDAPVRILDPEVKFGIISDIDDTVMVTALPRPLLAAWNTFVLDEHARNAVPGMAVLYERLVTGHPGAPVFYLSTGAWNVAPTLTRFLSRHLYPAGPLLLTDWGPTADRWFRSGREHKRVTLARMAKEFPDVKWLLVGDDGQHDQEIYREFAAAHPENVAAVAIRRLSPTQSVLAGSLPAPAGSSSAGPVGQKWLSAPDGAGLWKLLRDAGLV from the coding sequence GTGCCACCCACTCCCGCCGGCCAGTTGGCCGTTCCGAACCTGCACCGAGCTGCGCGGATCGAGGACGCCGTCCACGAGCTCGTCCAGCGTCGGCTGCGGCGCACAGGGTGGCGGGTCAACATCGTCGCGTACACCGGCTATGGCGCGCCGGGCTGGGTGCGGGTGATGTGCCGGGTCCTGCTGGGCCGTCCGGACACCCGCCAGCGGGGTCGGCTGGACAAGGTCCGCGGCTGGCGCAGCTTCACCACGCTGCCCAACAAGCACGTCACAGTGACCATCGAGGCCGGCGGGGTGCGGCACGAGACGCAGGCCGACCGCAGCGGCTTCGTCGACACCCTGGTCGAGGCCGACCTGCCACCCGGCTGGGGCACCGTCCGGCTCAGCGTGCCGGACGCCGAGCCGGTCGACGCGCCGGTGCGCATCCTCGACCCGGAGGTCAAGTTCGGCATCATCTCCGACATCGACGACACGGTGATGGTGACCGCGCTGCCCCGACCGCTGCTCGCCGCGTGGAACACGTTCGTGCTCGACGAGCACGCCCGCAACGCCGTGCCCGGCATGGCCGTGCTCTACGAGCGGCTCGTCACCGGACACCCCGGCGCCCCGGTCTTCTACCTCTCCACGGGCGCGTGGAACGTGGCACCGACGCTGACCCGGTTCCTGTCCCGGCACCTCTACCCGGCCGGGCCGCTGCTGTTGACCGACTGGGGGCCGACCGCCGACCGGTGGTTCCGCAGCGGGCGGGAGCACAAGCGGGTCACCCTGGCCCGGATGGCCAAGGAGTTTCCCGACGTGAAGTGGCTGCTGGTCGGCGACGACGGGCAGCACGACCAGGAGATCTACCGCGAGTTCGCCGCCGCCCACCCGGAGAACGTCGCCGCGGTGGCGATCCGTCGGCTCTCGCCGACGCAGTCGGTGCTGGCCGGTAGCCTGCCCGCCCCGGCCGGCTCGTCGTCGGCGGGACCGGTGGGGCAGAAGTGGCTCTCCGCACCCGACGGCGCGGGGCTGTGGAAGCTGTTGCGCGACGCCGGGCTGGTCTGA